The Astyanax mexicanus isolate ESR-SI-001 chromosome 4, AstMex3_surface, whole genome shotgun sequence genome segment atcagttttcttatgaactgaatcaaatcgcgcctactaatttgactcatttgaagctagtgactgggctatacagtatcgaaagcatcgaacgctaaagaaccgaatcgtttgtgatgacgtagtatcgaaaaagaatcgaaccttcggtacaccgtgcaactctacatCACGcattcacctgatcacgtgacacctcacctgcttccaccaggaagtcccgaatactgattactggcactataaaggtgcacgccaaacagactaccacgccgcgtattgtaggttatcctcgtacaaagcgttacttatctcttgtctctatttactttgtgtatgaccttgcttttgtttctcgacgccgattcttgcctctgcctttgatattggattgtttgtgtatgacctggactgtactttcaccaccgcctcttggattacctctgatactggattgtttgtgtatgaactctggactgtctctcgtttatggtatggttttgtcttcattgctctgtctactggtgattacccttatttctgtatcgaccctgattacatctgtttattattataataaacatactttgtttttatcagtatctgcgcttgtctgctattctgttctgaccatgacaattGGCACTGATcatcatttattcatatttaaaaactgttaattttAGAACAAATTAAGCATTGACACTGTGGTTCAAAACAACAGGTTCTTTGACGTACATCAAAACTTCAGAAAAAGAGAAggacaaaaatctttatttactattatatttctatttattattagaagttaaagctctgttttaacctttaagaaacattttgtcagtcctgacgctgtcagtctgctctGGACTGATGAACGGCATTCCGGTTCACCCAGATACTGATTGCTCACCTGAActtttgagtataaatacccctatTAGTTGCTGGGAATTGAATTtaggttccctagctcttctacgacaGTATCCTGATGCATGTAGAAAATAATTGATTTAATGCAGGCTTTAATTacaaatcagtatttatttgtatctgttatttgctgatattctttattttattaataattttattaaaacagaagctttttggatcagctgatttattcatgtggattacagtgtggattttctgtTCATCCATAGTAAGAAGAAAAACAACTATTCCAGAgaaaaactggaccacatattcaaggttagtcATGAATCATATATATGATGTAAAGCTCTCTGATTTCTTTTATATATAAGTTTAATTTCACTTCAGttttgatactaataatacagttgcaagaaaaagtatgtgaaccctttgggattacttggatttctgcataaattggtcataaaatcacaacaaaagacaaacatagtctgcttaaactaaaaccacacaaaaattatatgtttgcatgtttttatcgaacacaaaatgttaatattcacagtacaGGGTGCAACAAGTATGTGAATTTTtgcatttaataactggttgatcctcctttggcagcaaaaaaactcaaaccaaacgtttcctgtagctgcagatcagacctgcagaacgatcGGGAGGAATATGGATCATaactcttcactaaactgtttcagttcagcaataatcttgggatatctggtgtgaatcgctctcttgaggtcatgatgccacagcatctcaattgggttcaggaggtcggGAGTCTTCAGAAGAtgcattttcttctgttgaagtcgttcggttgttgattcacttctttgttttgggtcgttgttttGTTGCATCATCcctcctctgttgagcttcagttggaggacagatggtcttaagttttcctgcaaaatgtcttggtaaacttgggaattctgTTTTCCATTTATGATGGCAatctgtccaggccctgaggcagcaaagcagccccaaaccatgatgcaccctccaccatgtttcacagttgggatgaggttttgatgatggtgtgctgtgcctttttttctccatatatagcattgtgtgttccttccaaacaacaaattaattttggtttcatctgtccacagtatatttagccagtagtgctgtggaacatccaggtgcttcaAACATCAAAACATCAATTTGTTTTGGACAGCACTggtttcctctgtggtgtcctcccatgaactccattcttatttaatgttttccttattgtagatttgtcaacaaaatgtTAGCCATGTGCAAGatatttctgtattcagtctttagctgacactctaggatttttcctcacctcattgatcattctgcgctgtgctcttgcagtcatctttacaggacaaccaCATCGGTCGCAGCAgtagtgctgaactttctccatttgtagactctttgtcttaccgtggacacatgaacatcaaggctttagagatacttttgtaacccattccagcttcatgcaagtcaacaattcttgaatgtaggtcttctaaGAGATCTTTTTTTGCGAGGCATGATTCAGATCAGGCAATGCTACTTAAGAACAGCGAactaaaactggtgtgtgtttttatagggcagggcagctttaaccaacacatccaatctcatcacattgattggactccagtttggactcctggctccaattagctcttagaaaagtcattagcctaggggttcacatacttttcccaattgaactgtgaatgttaacatgttgtgttaaataaaaccatgcaaccatatatatttttgtgtgtattagactgtgtttgtctattgttgtgacagatGAAGGTCTGAACACATtaaatgaccaattcatgcagaaatccaaataatcccaaagggttcacatacctgttcttgcaactgtaaattaTTCACCCTCAGTTTTATAGAGTGTTATAGAGTATTATAACAGtaacaatgttaatattaatgcaaTAAGATGGTGGTCagtaacatgatgtttaaatccTTTTATACACCAAAGCATCCATAACTCCTTTCCTCCTCAGATCAGTATCatcatctctctctgtactgCAACAGCTTTACTGATTATCTGAagtttgttcttaatcagaagctgcaggagaagttcatctctctagtgaagaacgagctgaacacattcaagaaactcttgagtccagattacccagcatgctctgagggagaggtggatgatgatcagaaggagggggtgctgaaggtcacactgcacatcctgaggaacatgaatcagACAGACATCGCCAACACACtcgagagcagtaagagttcagGGACGTGACTATGGGAACAACTAGTGCTAATTCATTTTCTAAGTGAAGTCCCaaaggaaaaacattaattaatttgattctgTAATTGTAGGATAATGTTGACCGTAGTCCTTAAACTTAACACTTACTGATTTTGTAAGGACACCATGAATACATCTAAAGCAATTACAGCTGCTACAAAAACACCAAtatagcctttattttaaaatattgtaccATGTGTCCTACACTGAGATCTAATGCATGATCACagctaattatgtttttttattttcttcatctgttatcagaattggccccagcatgtCAACAAACGCTCAAATCTAATCTGAGGGATAAAtatcagagaattaatgaaggaatctcaggctATGGAAACTCAACACTTCTGAATGatatctacacagagctctataTCACAGAGGGAGGGGTTGGAGATGTCAATCAAGAACATGAGGTGAAACatattgaagctgcatccaggaaaaggcaaacacaggaaagaccaatcaaatgcaacaatatttttaaacccttaccagaacagaaacgacccatcagaactgtactgactaaaggagttgctggaattggaaaaacagtctctgcacagaagttcattctggactgggctgaaggagaagtaaatcaggacgttctcttcatatttccacttccttttagagagctgaatttgatgaagaagaagaagctcagtctggtgaaaCTTCTTCAGagtgttttcccagaaacacaagatttaaaactaaGACATTACaagagctacaagatcatgttcatatttgatggactggatgagtgtcgactgcctctggatttccagaacaatgagaacttggtgaatatagaagagcaaacctcagtggatgttctgctgacgaacctcatcaaggggaatctgcttccctctgctctcctctggatcacctctcgaccagcagcggccaatcagatccctcctgagtgttttgaccaggtaacagaagtgcggggtttcagtgaccctcagaaacaggagtacttcagtaagaggatcagtgataaggacctggccaataaagtcttcacacacatcaggtcttcaagaagcctctacatcatgtgccacataccggtcttctgctggattacagccactgttctagagagaatgctgagtgaagctgagagtggagaaattcccaaaaccctgacgcagatgttcacacacttcctgatctttcagatcaaacacaagagccagaagtacagtgggaaaagtgacattGATCCTCTGCAGAgtagaacaagtatcctggctctggggaaactggcgttccagcagctggagaaaggaaacctgatcttctatgaggaagatctaagagagagcgGCATCAATTTTAgagaagtgtcagtgtactcaggagtgtgtacccagatcttcagggaggaacatgagctgcacctggggaaggtcttcagctttgtacatctgagcgttcaggagtttcttgctgctttatatgcatttctcaacagaaaaattccaaaagaacaatccactgaacaacaaaccAGTAAACTCTTCAAGTTTTTCAGCAAGTCAACGAagactgacttcctcagcagtgccatagacagagccttacagagtgagggtggacacctggacctgttccttcgtttccttctgggtctctcactggagtctaatcagattCTATTACGAGTGTTGCTGACCCCAACAGAGAGGATCTCTTACAGCAGTGAggaaacagtcaaatacatcaaaatgaagattgaggagaactcatctccagagaaatccatcaatctgttccactgtctgaatgaaatgaatgatcattctctggtacaggaagtgcagaaatacctgagtggaggtggtgaGCGTCATCTTCAACAGGAcaggctctctcctgctcagtggtcagctctggtgtttgtgttggtgaactcagaagaagagctggaggagtttaacctcagtaaatatgatccatcagaggagtgtttTCTGatgctgctgccagtagttaaaatatccacaagagctgtgtgagtatttttattcaggccttcacacagtttttaatcaactgctgatgtgtagaatcagtttccattcaatcactgATGGATTCACAttaattaattcacattaattaattcacattagactgattaaatacaatcttaaataaaggttttggggaagttatatgtttttgttaaaataaatgcacatctcttgcagatagatagatagacagacagacagacagacagacagacagatagatagatagatagatagatagatatacatacTCCTAAAAGCCTTGCCTGTTctctgttttgttaaacattttcttttctattttaactcattttaatctgtcccagagcttttggttaactgtatgcccatgctgatcacaAATTAAGTGGAGAAATCTGCATGTTAACTATTTCAGTAAAAAGAAACACCAGTTCtctattctttgtcaatccattcaaatattcttctttgggtttattgtaaaatcatttgtttattcttaaattttcagactagcttcatgtaatcttggagtaaagacgtgtgaaaatctggaatcagttttaaacctggaaaactcctccctgaaagagctggacctcagtaacaatgacctgcaggattcaggagtggagctgctctctgctggactgaagagttcacactgtaaacttcagattctcaggtcagtgtttcaggttatcacaaaccaaaataacaaacaggacaacaaataaaaacacaattaattaaactagaatgcagttcctgcagaaaccgCAAGTGTGATTGTAGTGCtggccggggtacccaaacttttgacccgtggctccattacacacagtactggagttctagctgctgtccttcgatctagctgccatcctccgatggccccattcattcctgtggggccacttcgtacgacaatcgtactaAATCCATACGTCGTAACGTTTCGTGATGcacattttcggaaagagctcaataggttctacaggtcctcaattgtttcattcattttcaatgggcaaaaaagcgTACACTtccgaagtttttacgaaaaacgtaagtccgatcggaaagctgtatacaagcccaccattcccgataagtacgcacgttttgtcttttgaacgaagtcgatatctcgaaaactgcggcactagttaaccggacacaAAACAGgtagaataataataactagattgcagttcctgcagaaactgcgagtgtgattgcagagctgaccggggtacccaaacctttggccagttgctccattacacacagtactggggctctggggtgtccaaacttttgacccatggctccattacacacagtactggggctctggggtgtccaaacttttgaataaaaataaaataaaaagaataagacttaagaagaacaatactgtgattgcttactgcaatcacactaataataataagaagaataagacttaagaagaacagtactgtgagtgcatactgcaatcacactaataataataatgataagattttgacttaagaagaacagtattGTGATTACCTACTGCAATCacacaaataaactaaattacacagaagGATGTGCAAGGTTAGTCTGAGCAGGATGTTCTTTCCAGATTggcaaaggggaggagccctaaaCAACTCTCCCTGCTCTTTTCCGTGCCCTTTAATTTCTCATGGTACTGCATCTACAGACTAAATACAAAAAAGAGTAATTGTACTCTTTTATGCTCATTTCCTTttattcttttaacttttatgtatgtatgcatgtatgctaggaaatgtaaaatgtctgcatcaaaaaagacaaacaacataGTTCATGCATGAGTTAAAGGCACCACATATGTTGTTACttgcagaaaaaaattaataaaagaaagaagctaGGTCCAGCATTCTCTGTGGTAAAGCACAGGACACACTCTGGTTCTCTACGCTCTCAGCATAGTTATACACGTAAAAGGGCAGTATACCTAGTGTAAggagctcttaaagggacagtgtacatattACTGAAAACTGGCGGTTACATATTTCAACCAGGCCATTTAAATCTTAAAAAGGTATTTTCCCTATAATAAGCATGTGTGCAATAACAAACACTTCCTGAGTCCAATCCTACTcaccatgcattctttattccagcgccccacgttagctttatctcccctca includes the following:
- the LOC125801109 gene encoding NACHT, LRR and PYD domains-containing protein 4E-like isoform X1, whose product is MDLQNSSSGGGPPVLKEKRAASPAPSGVSMKSDRSMEDPPFFSSGGGSSGSRTETQRGASPEPSCVSMKSDRSIDLPPDFSSEDMTSDPHKKKNNYSREKLDHIFKKLQEKFISLVKNELNTFKKLLSPDYPACSEGEVDDDQKEGVLKVTLHILRNMNQTDIANTLESKLAPACQQTLKSNLRDKYQRINEGISGYGNSTLLNDIYTELYITEGGVGDVNQEHEVKHIEAASRKRQTQERPIKCNNIFKPLPEQKRPIRTVLTKGVAGIGKTVSAQKFILDWAEGEVNQDVLFIFPLPFRELNLMKKKKLSLVKLLQSVFPETQDLKLRHYKSYKIMFIFDGLDECRLPLDFQNNENLVNIEEQTSVDVLLTNLIKGNLLPSALLWITSRPAAANQIPPECFDQVTEVRGFSDPQKQEYFSKRISDKDLANKVFTHIRSSRSLYIMCHIPVFCWITATVLERMLSEAESGEIPKTLTQMFTHFLIFQIKHKSQKYSGKSDIDPLQSRTSILALGKLAFQQLEKGNLIFYEEDLRESGINFREVSVYSGVCTQIFREEHELHLGKVFSFVHLSVQEFLAALYAFLNRKIPKEQSTEQQTSKLFKFFSKSTKTDFLSSAIDRALQSEGGHLDLFLRFLLGLSLESNQILLRVLLTPTERISYSSEETVKYIKMKIEENSSPEKSINLFHCLNEMNDHSLVQEVQKYLSGGGERHLQQDRLSPAQWSALVFVLVNSEEELEEFNLSKYDPSEECFLMLLPVVKISTRAVLASCNLGVKTCENLESVLNLENSSLKELDLSNNDLQDSGVELLSAGLKSSHCKLQILRLSGCMITDKGCCSLASALISNPSHLKELDLTYNHPGESGVKLLSDRLEDPHCKLEKLGVEHGGKIRIKPGLKKWFCDFTLDLNTAQCNLSLSEENRRVEFRVELQSYPDHPERFDVYPQVLSRERVTGVTGRCYWEAEWRSGRYGAEVALSYKTISRKGGGSDCVFGGNINSWSLICSDNSYSVHHNNNSTDLSTPPSGCRRVGVYVDCPSGTLSFYRVSSDTHTSTHTPSHSHTPSHTLTHLHTFYTTFTQPLYAGFRVYGSGSSVRLCKIE
- the LOC125801109 gene encoding NLR family CARD domain-containing protein 3-like isoform X2, which produces MNQTDIANTLESKLAPACQQTLKSNLRDKYQRINEGISGYGNSTLLNDIYTELYITEGGVGDVNQEHEVKHIEAASRKRQTQERPIKCNNIFKPLPEQKRPIRTVLTKGVAGIGKTVSAQKFILDWAEGEVNQDVLFIFPLPFRELNLMKKKKLSLVKLLQSVFPETQDLKLRHYKSYKIMFIFDGLDECRLPLDFQNNENLVNIEEQTSVDVLLTNLIKGNLLPSALLWITSRPAAANQIPPECFDQVTEVRGFSDPQKQEYFSKRISDKDLANKVFTHIRSSRSLYIMCHIPVFCWITATVLERMLSEAESGEIPKTLTQMFTHFLIFQIKHKSQKYSGKSDIDPLQSRTSILALGKLAFQQLEKGNLIFYEEDLRESGINFREVSVYSGVCTQIFREEHELHLGKVFSFVHLSVQEFLAALYAFLNRKIPKEQSTEQQTSKLFKFFSKSTKTDFLSSAIDRALQSEGGHLDLFLRFLLGLSLESNQILLRVLLTPTERISYSSEETVKYIKMKIEENSSPEKSINLFHCLNEMNDHSLVQEVQKYLSGGGERHLQQDRLSPAQWSALVFVLVNSEEELEEFNLSKYDPSEECFLMLLPVVKISTRAVLASCNLGVKTCENLESVLNLENSSLKELDLSNNDLQDSGVELLSAGLKSSHCKLQILRLSGCMITDKGCCSLASALISNPSHLKELDLTYNHPGESGVKLLSDRLEDPHCKLEKLGVEHGGKIRIKPGLKKWFCDFTLDLNTAQCNLSLSEENRRVEFRVELQSYPDHPERFDVYPQVLSRERVTGVTGRCYWEAEWRSGRYGAEVALSYKTISRKGGGSDCVFGGNINSWSLICSDNSYSVHHNNNSTDLSTPPSGCRRVGVYVDCPSGTLSFYRVSSDTHTSTHTPSHSHTPSHTLTHLHTFYTTFTQPLYAGFRVYGSGSSVRLCKIE